A genomic region of Chlorogloeopsis sp. ULAP01 contains the following coding sequences:
- a CDS encoding matrixin family metalloprotease — MSGMNEIFPTSDSLLSNDGFTTPIIVDPFNLGQEKGISPINPSTAPVGSPSTDLLINTSKYSTSFVEQPDTVTPGLLSKEPNSIGTSTTNFDPLTGVSGNEPLIGYLSDDVETLSFPLIPLSSSDAEATNKTQQQADSHISTMSVPSETSYLTSNHQLTDPILEIFRTEAIARWASLGISDADKDILNNVKLLITDLPGYKLGLTEDYVVTIDTNAAGTGWFIDATPADDSEFSNIVSASELRASEIDPAFGRVDLLTVITHEFGHVLGLEHLNGDQVMNATLPLGTRRLPIEENLSFTQADKPVNEAVELSLPTISAY; from the coding sequence ATGTCAGGGATGAATGAGATTTTTCCGACCTCCGACTCATTGTTGTCGAATGATGGATTCACAACGCCCATAATTGTGGACCCGTTTAACTTAGGTCAAGAAAAAGGAATTTCTCCAATAAATCCCTCGACAGCACCAGTTGGTTCTCCCAGCACAGACTTATTAATTAATACTTCTAAATATTCAACTTCTTTTGTAGAGCAACCCGACACTGTAACTCCAGGTCTGTTGTCAAAAGAACCAAACTCAATTGGCACTTCAACCACTAACTTTGATCCCCTAACAGGAGTTTCAGGCAACGAACCGTTAATTGGCTATTTGAGTGATGATGTGGAAACCTTAAGCTTTCCACTTATCCCTTTATCTTCTAGTGATGCAGAGGCAACAAACAAAACCCAGCAGCAGGCTGACTCTCATATCAGCACCATGAGTGTGCCCTCAGAGACTAGTTACCTGACTTCTAATCATCAATTAACAGATCCCATCTTAGAAATTTTCCGTACAGAGGCGATCGCGCGTTGGGCAAGTTTGGGCATCTCTGACGCAGACAAAGACATTCTCAATAACGTCAAACTCTTAATTACAGATTTACCCGGTTATAAACTGGGTTTGACCGAGGATTACGTCGTTACGATTGACACTAATGCTGCGGGTACTGGATGGTTTATCGATGCTACTCCTGCTGACGATAGTGAGTTCAGTAATATTGTTTCGGCAAGCGAGTTACGAGCTAGTGAAATCGATCCAGCCTTTGGACGTGTAGACCTGCTGACGGTAATAACTCACGAGTTCGGGCACGTACTTGGTCTGGAACACCTAAATGGCGACCAGGTAATGAATGCAACATTACCTCTGGGAACTCGACGCCTGCCAATAGAGGAGAATTTAAGTTTTACTCAAGCGGATAAACCTGTAAATGAAGCAGTAGAGTTAAGTTTACCCACAATTTCTGCTTATTGA